One segment of Pseudomonas sp. FP2196 DNA contains the following:
- a CDS encoding 2OG-Fe dioxygenase family protein translates to MIVLNREVGESLRRDKYVNVQGGDFNLYGHFADFVRLTKSWENMEPDSYYGQAEAGMRYRRYSDFEYNPKTRELKQLEHRAYVQSKENNAYVGGLVRHFQDFSDEVIESPVMRSLIDTDFEVYKSVLPEELHDEIWQCQIHQIRIEIKPGKQLEITPEGIHCDGYPFSGVHFWGRNNVEGAESRLYDIHEHQLASTTYQEILDTTYFLDRDMRHYVTPARNTHTHAMAYRQILAISFSRPGTAFDIVR, encoded by the coding sequence ATGATCGTTTTGAACAGAGAAGTGGGCGAATCGCTACGGCGCGACAAATATGTCAACGTCCAGGGTGGTGACTTCAATCTCTACGGTCATTTTGCCGACTTCGTCAGACTGACCAAAAGTTGGGAAAACATGGAGCCTGACAGTTACTACGGTCAGGCCGAAGCCGGCATGCGTTACCGTCGTTACAGCGACTTTGAGTACAACCCCAAGACGCGCGAACTCAAGCAACTCGAACATCGTGCGTATGTGCAGTCCAAAGAAAATAACGCTTATGTGGGCGGCCTTGTGCGGCACTTCCAGGACTTCTCCGATGAAGTCATTGAGTCGCCGGTGATGCGCAGCCTCATCGACACCGATTTTGAAGTGTACAAAAGCGTGTTGCCGGAAGAATTGCACGATGAAATCTGGCAGTGCCAGATCCACCAGATCCGCATCGAGATCAAACCGGGCAAACAGCTTGAGATCACACCCGAAGGGATTCACTGCGACGGCTATCCGTTCAGCGGTGTGCACTTCTGGGGCCGAAACAATGTCGAGGGTGCCGAGAGTCGTTTGTACGACATCCACGAGCATCAATTGGCGTCGACCACTTACCAGGAAATTCTCGACACCACCTACTTCCTCGATCGCGACATGCGCCACTATGTGACCCCGGCGCGCAACACGCACACCCATGCCATGGCTTACCGGCAGATTCTGGCGATTTCCTTCTCGCGGCCCGGGACCGCTTTCGACATTGTTCGCTAA
- a CDS encoding GNAT family N-acetyltransferase, with product MERFFRQFDEVSFCEWQDAKCLRGVLIQKTTTSYLAFDVAGEIVGAVLGGMLGSRGTINHLAVSPRYRSQGVGQRLVEAASSDMKRVGVLRMFLFVDDANLAGKRFWAAQGFCEPHGERTFERDL from the coding sequence ATGGAGCGCTTCTTCCGTCAGTTCGACGAAGTGTCGTTCTGTGAATGGCAGGACGCCAAATGCCTGCGCGGCGTGTTGATCCAGAAAACCACCACGTCCTATCTGGCCTTCGACGTGGCGGGTGAAATCGTCGGGGCGGTGTTGGGCGGCATGCTCGGCAGTCGTGGCACGATCAATCATCTGGCGGTCAGCCCGCGTTATCGCAGCCAGGGCGTCGGTCAACGTCTTGTTGAAGCGGCGTCGTCCGACATGAAGCGGGTCGGTGTGCTGCGGATGTTTCTGTTCGTCGACGATGCTAACCTCGCGGGCAAGCGATTCTGGGCTGCCCAGGGTTTTTGCGAGCCTCATGGCGAACGGACATTTGAGAGGGATCTATGA